From Dethiosulfovibrio russensis, a single genomic window includes:
- a CDS encoding GrdX family protein yields MIVVTNNEKTRDSLPLTRWVEGTALDVLDEVESMLRTGYGLVSAPLSANNRLNRSPYRSIILGKQGTWSGDDLELVDKARAFLKSQRIAQDSSADGDYRWIDADLTKTAWNEGLKLGLQPGDPKGASYE; encoded by the coding sequence TTGATCGTCGTCACCAACAACGAGAAAACCAGGGATTCCCTCCCTCTGACGCGATGGGTTGAAGGTACCGCCCTCGACGTCCTTGACGAGGTAGAGTCCATGCTTCGAACGGGGTACGGTCTGGTGAGCGCCCCTCTTTCGGCCAACAACAGGCTGAACCGCTCTCCCTACCGTTCTATCATCCTTGGAAAACAGGGAACCTGGTCCGGAGACGACCTGGAACTGGTCGACAAGGCCAGAGCCTTCCTCAAGAGCCAGAGGATAGCCCAAGACAGCTCAGCCGACGGAGATTATCGTTGGATCGACGCCGATCTGACAAAGACCGCCTGGAACGAAGGCCTGAAGCTGGGCCTCCAGCCAGGAGATCCTAAGGGGGCTTCCTATGAATAA
- a CDS encoding YkvI family membrane protein — protein MNNDDYSVKTVITFGGAFIAFLIGSGFATGQEVLQYFTSYGYRGIAGAVLTLILLLFVGVSFITVGQEEKFERSSDIFRYYCGDTLGGFFDYFATVFIYLSFVVMIAGAGATVEQHFGLPVYVGGVLMALLAGFTVSFGLGRIVDVIGRIGPTIVVISIGLGLASIFGNFDGIARGQEALPTMNIMKASSNWIFAAGSYVGFCMLWLASFLAAMGATAKSRKEAAYGAGLGAIGFSLAIIVVALGLLAYVKDVAASQIPMLILAEKVHPMLANGFSLIIVAGIYTTAVPLLWSVSSRIAEDKSPRFRTATIILAVAGLVVGIYLPFARLVNIVYVINGYVGILLLGIMVLKSFRQRVAKA, from the coding sequence ATGAATAACGACGACTACAGCGTAAAGACGGTGATAACCTTCGGAGGAGCCTTCATAGCGTTTCTCATAGGATCGGGGTTCGCCACGGGGCAGGAGGTGCTCCAGTACTTCACGTCATACGGCTACAGGGGAATAGCCGGAGCGGTACTGACGTTGATACTGCTGCTGTTCGTAGGGGTGAGCTTCATCACCGTGGGGCAGGAGGAGAAGTTCGAGAGGAGCAGCGATATCTTCAGGTATTACTGCGGAGATACCCTCGGAGGATTCTTCGACTATTTCGCCACGGTCTTCATATACCTCTCCTTCGTGGTCATGATAGCCGGAGCGGGAGCCACGGTCGAGCAGCATTTCGGCCTTCCCGTTTACGTCGGAGGCGTCCTCATGGCCCTTCTGGCCGGGTTCACCGTCTCCTTCGGGCTTGGCAGGATAGTGGACGTGATAGGCAGGATCGGCCCCACCATAGTGGTAATATCCATAGGGCTCGGACTGGCTTCCATATTCGGCAACTTCGACGGCATAGCCCGAGGTCAGGAGGCGCTCCCGACCATGAATATCATGAAGGCGTCCTCCAACTGGATATTCGCAGCCGGATCCTACGTTGGCTTCTGCATGCTCTGGCTGGCGTCCTTCCTGGCGGCCATGGGTGCCACGGCCAAAAGCAGAAAAGAGGCGGCCTACGGGGCCGGTCTGGGGGCGATAGGGTTCTCCCTGGCCATCATAGTGGTGGCCCTGGGACTGCTGGCCTACGTGAAGGACGTGGCGGCGAGCCAGATACCCATGCTGATACTGGCGGAGAAGGTCCACCCCATGCTGGCGAACGGCTTCTCCCTGATAATAGTGGCGGGAATATACACCACGGCGGTTCCGCTTCTGTGGTCAGTCTCCTCCAGGATAGCCGAGGACAAGAGCCCCCGGTTCAGAACGGCGACGATTATACTGGCCGTAGCGGGGCTGGTGGTCGGGATATACCTTCCCTTCGCCAGGCTGGTCAACATAGTCTACGTTATAAACGGCTATGTAGGCATACTCCTTCTGGGGATAATGGTATTGAAGAGCTTCAGACAACGTGTCGCTAAAGCATAA
- a CDS encoding type I restriction-modification system subunit M, which yields MSRKNENNNSVDLDIGTLSGHLWETANILRGPVDAADFKTYIFPLLFFKRLSDVYDEEYTVALEESDGDVEFAQFPENHRFQVPEDCHWKDVRAKSANIGHALQKAMRCIEQANPDTLHGIFGDAQWTNKDRLSDALLKDLIEHFSSLNLGNEHCKADILGQAYEYLIKKFADLTNKKAGEFYTPRSVVALMVRILAPKAGETIYDPACGTGGMLLEALHHVKEHGGDENLMLGKLYGQEKNLTTSSIARMNLFLHGAEDFHIERGDTLRLPAFYSGDSLASFDCVIANPPFSLEKWGDDVWIDDPYGRNFAGLPPAKSGDFAWVQHMIKSMARKTGRMAVVLPHGVLFRMSKEGKIRRKLLEMDMLEAVIGLGQNIFYGTGLAPCVLVFRDSKPKAHRQRVLFIDASKEFKTGRAQNELLPEHVDNIHRWYEGNQDVEGICRVVTLDEIRENDFNLNIPRYVEPVIEEESMTIDQAIANLKESLQTAYAAEDRLKALLEKEGLMA from the coding sequence ATGAGCAGGAAGAACGAAAACAACAATTCAGTCGACTTGGATATTGGGACTCTCTCCGGACATCTATGGGAGACGGCCAATATCCTGCGTGGTCCTGTCGACGCGGCCGATTTCAAAACCTACATCTTCCCACTGCTGTTCTTCAAGCGGCTCTCCGATGTCTATGACGAAGAGTATACCGTGGCGCTGGAAGAGTCAGACGGCGACGTGGAATTTGCCCAGTTCCCCGAGAACCACCGTTTCCAGGTTCCGGAGGACTGCCACTGGAAAGATGTCCGGGCCAAGAGCGCCAATATCGGCCATGCGCTCCAGAAGGCGATGCGTTGTATCGAGCAGGCCAACCCGGACACCCTGCACGGCATCTTCGGTGATGCCCAGTGGACCAACAAAGACCGCCTTTCGGACGCGCTGCTCAAGGACCTGATCGAACACTTCTCGTCGCTCAACCTGGGCAACGAGCACTGTAAGGCGGACATTCTCGGCCAGGCCTATGAATATCTGATCAAGAAATTTGCCGACCTGACCAACAAGAAGGCTGGTGAATTCTATACCCCACGCTCCGTGGTCGCACTGATGGTTCGCATCCTTGCACCCAAAGCCGGGGAAACCATCTACGACCCGGCCTGCGGCACCGGCGGCATGCTTCTCGAAGCGCTGCATCATGTCAAAGAACATGGCGGCGACGAAAACCTCATGCTGGGCAAGCTCTACGGCCAGGAAAAGAACCTGACCACATCCTCCATCGCCCGGATGAACCTCTTTCTCCACGGCGCGGAAGATTTCCATATCGAACGCGGCGACACCCTGCGCTTGCCCGCCTTTTATTCAGGCGACAGCCTCGCCAGCTTTGACTGCGTCATCGCCAATCCTCCCTTCTCCCTGGAAAAGTGGGGGGACGATGTCTGGATCGACGACCCCTACGGCCGCAACTTTGCCGGGTTGCCGCCAGCCAAGTCCGGCGACTTCGCCTGGGTCCAGCACATGATCAAGTCCATGGCCCGCAAGACCGGCCGCATGGCCGTGGTGCTTCCCCATGGCGTGCTGTTCCGCATGTCCAAGGAAGGCAAGATCCGCCGAAAGCTGCTGGAGATGGACATGCTCGAAGCGGTGATCGGCCTCGGCCAGAACATTTTCTACGGCACCGGTCTCGCGCCGTGTGTGCTGGTCTTCCGGGACAGCAAGCCCAAAGCCCACCGCCAGAGGGTGCTGTTCATCGACGCCTCGAAGGAGTTCAAGACCGGCCGCGCCCAGAACGAGCTGCTGCCGGAACACGTGGACAACATCCATCGCTGGTACGAAGGAAATCAGGATGTGGAAGGAATCTGCCGGGTGGTCACTCTCGACGAGATCCGCGAGAACGATTTCAACCTGAACATCCCCCGCTACGTGGAACCGGTGATCGAGGAAGAGTCCATGACCATCGAT